One window from the genome of Rhodopseudomonas sp. P2A-2r encodes:
- a CDS encoding c-type cytochrome, with amino-acid sequence MPLMRLRLVLAALPLLFFTHLDKIHAADLAAGKAKAEVCTACHGEGGISQTENIPSLAGQPDLFIQWQLIFFRSGTRKNEAMQPIIETLSNEDVRNLGAYFASLPPKKDKTPDADPDLSAKGAQAAAGRRCASCHTDTYAGTKGVARIAGQREDYLRKALHDYKSGVRSGGGMAAMADVAYPLSAEEIDALAHYLAHL; translated from the coding sequence ATGCCCCTCATGCGACTCCGACTGGTTCTCGCTGCACTTCCTTTGCTGTTCTTCACCCACCTGGACAAAATCCACGCCGCGGATCTCGCCGCCGGCAAGGCCAAGGCCGAGGTCTGCACCGCCTGCCATGGCGAGGGCGGTATCTCGCAGACCGAAAATATCCCGTCGCTGGCGGGGCAACCCGATCTGTTCATCCAGTGGCAGCTGATCTTCTTCCGCAGCGGCACCCGCAAGAATGAGGCGATGCAGCCGATCATCGAAACCCTCAGCAATGAGGACGTGCGAAATCTCGGTGCCTATTTCGCGTCGCTGCCGCCGAAAAAGGACAAGACGCCGGATGCCGATCCGGATCTGTCGGCGAAGGGCGCCCAGGCAGCCGCCGGCCGCCGCTGCGCGTCGTGCCACACTGACACCTATGCCGGGACCAAGGGCGTGGCGCGGATCGCCGGCCAGCGCGAGGACTATCTGCGCAAGGCGCTGCATGACTACAAGTCCGGCGTGCGCTCCGGCGGCGGCATGGCGGCGATGGCCGACGTCGCCTATCCGCTCAGCGCGGAAGAGATCGACGCGCTGGCGCACTACCTCGCGCATTTGTAG
- a CDS encoding glutathione S-transferase family protein has product MLTVHHLNNSRSQRVLWLLEELGVPYEIVRYQRQSNMLAPPELRAIHPLGKSPVITDNGNTVAESGAIVQYLVDTYGSGLIPAPNTPERLRFTYWLHYAEGSAMPPLLLKLIFLMLPKRAPLLLRPLVNAISSKALATLVDPQLRTHMSFWESELGKSDWFAGSEFTAADIQMSFPLEAASARAGLAQGHPKAMAWLARIHARPAYQRALDKGGPYTVGK; this is encoded by the coding sequence ATGCTGACCGTCCATCATCTCAACAATTCCCGCTCCCAGCGGGTGCTGTGGCTGCTCGAAGAGCTCGGCGTGCCCTATGAGATCGTGCGTTACCAGCGCCAGTCCAACATGCTGGCGCCGCCCGAGCTGCGCGCCATCCATCCGCTCGGCAAGTCGCCGGTCATCACCGACAACGGCAACACGGTCGCGGAATCCGGCGCGATCGTTCAGTACCTCGTCGACACCTACGGCAGTGGCCTGATTCCGGCGCCGAACACGCCGGAGCGGCTGCGCTTCACCTACTGGCTGCATTACGCCGAGGGTTCGGCGATGCCGCCGCTGCTGCTGAAGCTGATCTTCCTGATGCTGCCCAAACGCGCCCCGCTGCTGCTGCGCCCGCTGGTCAATGCGATCTCATCCAAGGCGCTGGCGACGCTGGTCGATCCGCAACTCAGGACCCACATGTCGTTCTGGGAAAGCGAGCTTGGCAAGAGCGACTGGTTCGCCGGCAGCGAATTCACGGCGGCCGACATCCAAATGAGCTTTCCGCTTGAGGCCGCCTCGGCGCGCGCCGGCCTAGCGCAGGGCCACCCCAAGGCAATGGCGTGGCTCGCGCGCATCCATGCGCGGCCGGCGTATCAACGCGCGCTGGACAAGGGCGGGCCGTATACGGTGGGGAAGTAA
- a CDS encoding 2-hydroxychromene-2-carboxylate isomerase translates to MTATSPLFLFDFGSPNAYLAHEAIPAIEARSGVKFAYVPVLLGGIFKATNNKSPAEALAGIKNKREFHEIETERFLKRFQVPPYVMNPFFPVNTLNLMRAAVAAQLEGVFKPYIEAAFHHMWREPKKMDDPEIAVAALTASGLDAAKLFARAQEPEVKAKLVANTQFAVDRGAFGSPTFYVGDEMFYGKEQLRDIEELISR, encoded by the coding sequence TTGACCGCGACATCCCCGCTCTTCCTGTTCGATTTCGGCAGCCCCAACGCCTACCTCGCCCATGAGGCGATCCCCGCCATCGAGGCGCGCAGCGGCGTGAAATTCGCCTATGTCCCGGTGCTCCTCGGCGGCATCTTCAAGGCCACCAACAACAAGTCGCCTGCCGAAGCGCTGGCAGGCATCAAGAACAAGCGCGAGTTTCACGAGATCGAGACCGAGCGCTTCCTCAAGCGCTTCCAGGTGCCACCCTATGTGATGAACCCGTTCTTTCCGGTCAACACGCTGAACCTGATGCGCGCGGCGGTCGCCGCCCAGCTCGAAGGCGTGTTCAAGCCATACATCGAGGCGGCGTTTCATCACATGTGGCGCGAGCCGAAGAAGATGGACGATCCCGAGATAGCGGTCGCCGCACTCACCGCGTCCGGACTCGATGCCGCCAAACTGTTCGCGCGCGCGCAAGAGCCCGAGGTAAAGGCCAAGCTTGTCGCCAATACGCAATTCGCCGTCGATCGCGGCGCGTTCGGCTCGCCGACTTTCTATGTCGGCGACGAGATGTTCTACGGCAAGGAGCAGCTGCGCGACATCGAGGAGCTGATCTCGCGCTAG
- a CDS encoding amidohydrolase family protein, with product MQTADPASAAPACPGPQPVQHRATRFNVPKGAVDTHAHVIGLPPEYPFVTARSYTPPAATATEYLSMLDATGMTHGVLTQVSVHGTDNRLLVETLQANRARLRGIAVIALDCPERDKAALKDAGVVGLRMNVLYGGGVGFAQLEGYAALCAEMGWHLQFLIDAKDIPALAPRFAKLPVPFLIDHMGHFPTTRGTDEAGFQALLGLVRDGAWVRLSGAYRTSVQGGPPYSDTIPFARLLVEANPDRCVWGSDWPHVANWDAMMGVSDLLDLLVDWVPDGAQRNRILVDNPQRLFGFPAA from the coding sequence ATGCAGACAGCTGATCCTGCCAGCGCGGCCCCGGCATGCCCGGGGCCGCAACCGGTGCAGCACCGCGCCACGCGCTTCAACGTGCCGAAGGGCGCGGTGGATACCCATGCCCATGTGATCGGACTGCCGCCAGAATACCCCTTCGTCACCGCGCGCAGCTACACCCCACCGGCGGCAACGGCGACCGAGTATCTTTCGATGCTCGACGCGACCGGCATGACCCATGGCGTGCTGACGCAAGTCAGCGTGCACGGCACCGACAATCGTCTGCTGGTCGAGACGCTGCAGGCCAACCGCGCGCGGCTGCGCGGCATCGCGGTGATTGCACTGGATTGCCCGGAGAGGGACAAGGCCGCACTGAAGGACGCCGGCGTGGTCGGACTGCGCATGAACGTGCTGTATGGCGGCGGGGTGGGTTTCGCGCAGCTGGAGGGGTATGCCGCCTTGTGTGCAGAGATGGGCTGGCATCTCCAGTTCCTGATCGACGCCAAGGACATTCCCGCGCTGGCACCGCGCTTCGCAAAACTGCCCGTGCCGTTCCTGATCGACCACATGGGCCACTTTCCCACCACACGCGGCACCGACGAGGCCGGCTTTCAGGCGCTGCTCGGCCTGGTCCGCGATGGCGCCTGGGTGCGGCTGTCCGGCGCTTATCGCACCAGCGTGCAGGGCGGCCCGCCCTACAGCGACACGATCCCGTTCGCGCGGCTGCTGGTCGAGGCAAATCCCGACCGCTGCGTGTGGGGATCGGACTGGCCTCACGTGGCCAATTGGGACGCGATGATGGGCGTCAGCGATCTGCTCGATCTGCTGGTTGACTGGGTGCCCGACGGCGCGCAGCGCAACCGCATCCTGGTGGACAATCCGCAACGACTGTTCGGATTTCCCGCGGCTTAG
- the trxA gene encoding thioredoxin, which produces MTIMEQGGAAPQAASGLIKETTTQSFVKDVIEESKHQPVLIDFWAPWCGPCRTLTPIIEKAVMAAKGQVKLVKMNIDEHPDIPGQMGIQSIPAVIAFVDGRPADGFMGAVPESQVTAFIDKLTAGMPGAEPTVAELLKEAETILAEGDAAGAAAVYAEVIAADAASIPALAGLAKCYVATGALEQAKQTLELVPAAKREDAAVKAVQAAIDLVEQAAALGPVTELEQKVAANPLDHQARFDLAIALNAAGQRPEATSHLLEIVKRDRKWNEDGARKQLIQFFEAWGPTDEATLDGRKRLSTILFS; this is translated from the coding sequence GTGACCATTATGGAACAGGGCGGCGCAGCGCCGCAGGCAGCCTCCGGTCTCATCAAGGAGACGACCACCCAAAGCTTCGTGAAGGACGTCATCGAGGAATCCAAGCACCAGCCGGTGCTGATCGACTTCTGGGCGCCCTGGTGCGGCCCGTGCCGGACTCTGACCCCAATCATCGAAAAGGCCGTGATGGCCGCCAAGGGCCAGGTCAAGCTGGTCAAGATGAACATCGACGAGCACCCTGACATTCCCGGGCAGATGGGCATCCAGTCGATTCCGGCCGTGATCGCCTTCGTCGATGGCCGACCGGCCGACGGCTTCATGGGCGCGGTGCCGGAAAGCCAGGTGACCGCCTTCATCGACAAGCTCACCGCCGGCATGCCGGGGGCCGAGCCCACCGTGGCTGAATTGCTGAAAGAAGCGGAAACCATCCTCGCCGAGGGCGACGCCGCCGGCGCCGCCGCCGTCTATGCCGAGGTGATCGCCGCCGACGCCGCCAGTATCCCGGCGCTGGCCGGCCTGGCGAAGTGCTACGTCGCCACCGGCGCCCTCGAGCAGGCAAAACAGACGCTGGAGCTGGTGCCGGCCGCGAAGCGCGAGGATGCCGCGGTCAAGGCCGTGCAGGCGGCCATCGATCTGGTCGAACAGGCGGCTGCGCTCGGTCCCGTCACCGAACTGGAACAGAAAGTCGCCGCAAATCCGTTGGATCATCAGGCGCGCTTCGACCTCGCGATCGCCCTGAATGCTGCCGGCCAGCGCCCGGAGGCGACGAGTCATCTGCTCGAGATCGTCAAGCGCGACCGCAAATGGAACGAGGACGGCGCGCGCAAGCAGCTGATCCAGTTCTTCGAGGCGTGGGGACCGACCGACGAGGCCACCCTCGACGGCCGCAAGCGGCTTTCCACCATTCTGTTTTCCTGA
- a CDS encoding MATE family efflux transporter, with amino-acid sequence MMLSNILQSLIGTINSIYVGQMIGIEALAAASVFFPVMFFFVAFVIGLGAGASVLIGQAWGAGETDRLKAVAGTALAVALLIAVAIAVLGGVFSRQFMIALATPPDILDDASAYARIMMLTMPATFTFILWTSTMRGVGDTITPLWALALSTVIGLALTPALIRGWLGLPPLGVASVAWASAVSTLVTLLFVAVILRRRNHPLAPDAELLRNIRLNAGLLRKVLRIGIPAALGMVVMSLAELVLLGLVNGFGSNATAAYGAVNQVLSYVQFPAMSISITVSIFGAQAIGADRIDRLDAIVRTGLLMNLVLTGSMVALAYLFSRNLIGLFIVDPTVLELAQRSLHIVLWSMVLFGMATTFSGMMRASGTVCAPLALLVFAIVAIEVPFAIVLSREIGLDGVWMAYPAAFGSMFVLQMGYYMLVWRKRAVRRLI; translated from the coding sequence ATGATGCTGAGCAACATCCTGCAGTCGCTGATCGGCACCATCAACAGTATCTATGTCGGCCAGATGATCGGCATCGAAGCCCTGGCAGCGGCTTCGGTATTCTTTCCGGTCATGTTCTTCTTCGTGGCCTTTGTCATCGGGCTGGGCGCCGGCGCGTCGGTGCTGATTGGCCAGGCTTGGGGCGCCGGCGAGACCGACAGGCTCAAGGCCGTCGCCGGCACTGCGCTCGCAGTGGCACTTCTCATCGCCGTGGCCATCGCCGTACTGGGCGGCGTCTTCAGCCGGCAGTTCATGATCGCATTGGCCACGCCGCCGGATATTCTCGACGATGCCAGCGCCTATGCCCGCATCATGATGCTGACGATGCCGGCAACCTTTACCTTCATCCTGTGGACTTCGACCATGCGCGGCGTCGGCGACACGATCACGCCGCTCTGGGCGCTGGCGCTGTCAACCGTGATCGGCCTCGCGCTGACGCCTGCGCTCATCCGCGGCTGGCTGGGGCTACCGCCGCTGGGCGTCGCCAGTGTCGCCTGGGCCTCGGCCGTATCGACCCTGGTGACGCTGCTTTTCGTTGCCGTTATTCTTCGCCGCAGAAATCATCCGCTTGCGCCTGATGCAGAGCTGTTGCGCAATATCCGTCTGAATGCCGGGTTGCTGCGCAAGGTCTTGCGCATCGGCATTCCCGCAGCCTTGGGCATGGTCGTGATGTCGCTGGCGGAACTGGTGCTGCTCGGCCTCGTCAACGGCTTCGGCTCCAACGCCACCGCGGCCTATGGCGCGGTCAATCAGGTGCTGAGCTATGTCCAGTTCCCGGCGATGTCGATCTCCATTACCGTATCGATCTTCGGCGCACAGGCGATCGGCGCCGATCGCATCGACAGACTCGATGCCATCGTCCGTACTGGCCTGCTGATGAATCTCGTGCTGACCGGCAGCATGGTCGCGCTTGCCTATCTGTTCTCCCGCAACCTGATCGGGTTGTTCATCGTCGACCCGACAGTGCTGGAACTGGCGCAGCGTTCGCTGCACATCGTGCTGTGGAGCATGGTCCTGTTCGGCATGGCGACGACCTTCTCGGGAATGATGCGCGCCAGCGGCACCGTATGCGCGCCGCTGGCGCTACTGGTCTTCGCGATCGTCGCCATCGAGGTGCCTTTCGCCATCGTTCTCAGTCGCGAAATCGGCCTCGATGGCGTCTGGATGGCCTATCCGGCCGCATTCGGCTCCATGTTCGTTCTGCAGATGGGCTATTACATGTTGGTATGGCGCAAACGCGCGGTGCGGCGACTGATTTGA
- a CDS encoding DUF2235 domain-containing protein, giving the protein MGRNIVLLSDGTGNSSAKVWRTNVWRIFEALDLSESDQVAYYDDGVGTSSFKPWAILGGAFGFGLRRNVIEIYKFACRNYRDESDRLFGFGFSRGAFTIRIVMGVIANQGLVRSDNEAELHSLASAAYRAYRKDRYKRLLLEGPYQYIRNKFGPVYPPVGKKDAVAKIHFIGVWDTVSAYGFPVKEMNDGIHKYLWPIELPDGQLSDKVTWARQALALDEERTTFHPQLWREDNATAASPAGNRTVAAERIAQVWFPGVHSNVGGGYPDDSLAYVALVWMIVEAQRCGLRFKTDYSGLLPAPPPPGAMIADPDTFKNAISKRDKDGRLYDPRKGMGGYYRYGPRKLVPDFYPQAAKGEGDEVQVGRAKIHESVFKRIGNRAHAYAPVGLPPLYDVVKDDGEIVTPDQFTLSPDGRPFESNAAAAERALAQEHVWNEIWKRRAVYFLTVAATLWLVIFPLVRDAQPVDELNSRFRWASDILRVFQGFLPTHARFWIDGYAREPGLFLFSVALVAGLLYLGSHIAGVTSGKMGAIWLRRPGAPGGLPSSLLYRIRSSAVYSAVLTGAKSHVAPFVFAVMFLYLGLAIASHLLFNIQDVWGATCKESAETIHLDVNQSVDLPVEFRTAEFCHATGVMLKGGRTKYNIRMVPTADWSDGGIAVKAGASPLPSAGWFKSILFYAAVPLRRELFEDWFEVVFRYGRTGGEEAFYLYDPTDPLIRFNMTPTRDGELFIFVNDAVIGVPGLYDRFYRNNQGSARITVTRTK; this is encoded by the coding sequence ATGGGCAGAAACATTGTCCTGCTGTCGGACGGCACCGGCAATTCGTCGGCCAAGGTCTGGCGAACCAACGTCTGGCGCATCTTCGAGGCGCTCGACCTGTCGGAGTCTGACCAGGTTGCCTATTACGACGACGGCGTCGGCACGTCCTCGTTCAAGCCGTGGGCGATTCTCGGCGGCGCCTTCGGCTTCGGGCTGCGGCGCAATGTGATCGAAATCTACAAGTTCGCCTGCCGCAACTACCGCGACGAATCCGACAGGCTGTTCGGTTTCGGCTTCAGCCGCGGCGCTTTCACGATCCGCATTGTCATGGGCGTGATTGCCAATCAGGGGCTGGTGAGATCGGACAACGAAGCCGAGTTGCACAGTCTCGCCAGTGCCGCCTATCGCGCCTACCGCAAGGATCGCTACAAGCGGCTGCTGCTCGAAGGCCCCTATCAATATATTCGCAACAAGTTCGGACCGGTCTATCCGCCCGTCGGGAAGAAGGATGCCGTCGCGAAAATTCATTTCATCGGGGTGTGGGACACCGTTTCCGCCTACGGTTTCCCGGTGAAGGAGATGAACGACGGAATTCACAAGTACTTGTGGCCGATCGAGCTTCCCGACGGTCAGTTGAGCGACAAGGTCACCTGGGCGCGGCAGGCGCTGGCGCTCGACGAGGAGCGCACGACCTTTCACCCGCAGCTGTGGCGCGAAGACAACGCCACCGCCGCCAGCCCGGCCGGAAACCGCACCGTCGCGGCCGAGCGCATCGCGCAGGTCTGGTTTCCCGGCGTGCATTCGAATGTCGGTGGCGGCTACCCCGACGATTCGCTCGCTTACGTCGCGCTGGTCTGGATGATTGTCGAGGCGCAGCGCTGCGGTCTGCGGTTCAAGACGGATTACTCAGGCCTGCTGCCCGCACCGCCGCCGCCCGGCGCCATGATCGCCGATCCCGACACGTTCAAGAACGCCATCTCGAAGCGCGACAAGGATGGCCGGCTCTACGATCCGCGCAAGGGAATGGGCGGCTATTACCGCTACGGTCCGCGCAAGCTGGTGCCTGACTTCTATCCGCAGGCCGCCAAGGGCGAAGGCGACGAGGTGCAGGTCGGCCGTGCCAAGATTCATGAGAGCGTCTTCAAGCGCATCGGCAATCGCGCCCATGCCTATGCCCCGGTCGGCCTGCCGCCGCTCTACGATGTCGTGAAGGACGATGGCGAGATCGTAACGCCCGACCAGTTCACTCTCTCGCCGGATGGCCGGCCATTCGAAAGCAATGCGGCCGCGGCCGAGCGTGCGCTGGCGCAGGAACACGTCTGGAATGAAATCTGGAAGCGGCGCGCCGTCTACTTCCTGACGGTGGCGGCGACGTTGTGGCTGGTGATCTTTCCTCTGGTGCGCGACGCCCAGCCCGTCGACGAGCTGAACAGCCGGTTTCGTTGGGCCTCCGACATCCTCCGTGTTTTTCAGGGCTTTCTACCGACCCATGCGCGGTTCTGGATCGACGGCTATGCCCGGGAGCCTGGCCTTTTCCTGTTCTCGGTCGCGCTGGTTGCCGGTCTGCTCTATCTCGGGAGCCATATCGCCGGCGTGACGTCTGGAAAGATGGGCGCCATCTGGCTACGACGGCCCGGCGCGCCCGGCGGCCTGCCGAGCAGCCTGCTCTACCGGATCCGCAGCAGCGCGGTGTATTCCGCGGTTCTCACCGGCGCCAAATCCCATGTCGCGCCGTTCGTCTTTGCCGTGATGTTCCTGTATCTGGGGCTCGCGATCGCCAGCCACCTGCTGTTCAACATTCAGGATGTCTGGGGAGCGACCTGCAAGGAGTCAGCCGAGACGATCCATCTCGACGTCAATCAGAGCGTGGATTTGCCGGTGGAGTTCAGGACTGCGGAATTCTGTCACGCCACCGGCGTGATGCTGAAGGGTGGCCGGACCAAATACAATATCAGGATGGTGCCGACGGCGGACTGGTCCGACGGAGGCATTGCCGTCAAGGCCGGGGCATCGCCGTTGCCGTCGGCCGGCTGGTTCAAGTCCATTCTGTTCTACGCGGCCGTTCCGTTACGACGTGAGCTGTTCGAGGACTGGTTCGAGGTCGTCTTCCGCTATGGCAGGACGGGCGGGGAGGAGGCGTTCTATCTCTATGATCCGACCGATCCCCTCATTCGCTTCAACATGACCCCGACTCGCGATGGCGAATTGTTCATCTTCGTCAACGATGCAGTGATCGGTGTGCCGGGGTTGTACGATCGCTTCTATCGCAACAATCAGGGTTCTGCGCGGATCACGGTGACCCGAACCAAGTAA
- a CDS encoding SDR family oxidoreductase, translating into MQKRNATVAVIGAGDFIGAEIAKKFSAEGFTVFAGRRNGDKLAPLVAEIEAAGGTIFARSLDARKEDEVTAFLNDADAHAPLEVCIFNVGANVNFPILETTERVFRKVWEMACYSGFLAGREAARLMLARGAGKIFFTGATASLRGGSGFAAFASAKFGLRALAQAMARELGPKNIHVAHLVIDSGVDTAWVRERRKQLWGKEALDNPDLLMPPASVAASYWQLYQQPRSAWTFEMEIRPFGEKW; encoded by the coding sequence TTGCAAAAGCGCAACGCAACCGTCGCGGTGATCGGCGCCGGCGATTTCATCGGCGCCGAGATCGCCAAAAAGTTTTCCGCCGAGGGATTTACGGTGTTCGCCGGGCGCCGTAACGGCGACAAGCTGGCGCCGCTGGTGGCCGAGATCGAGGCGGCAGGGGGCACCATCTTCGCGCGTTCGCTCGACGCGCGAAAGGAAGACGAGGTGACGGCCTTCCTCAACGACGCCGATGCCCACGCGCCGCTCGAGGTATGCATCTTCAACGTCGGCGCCAATGTCAATTTCCCGATCCTGGAGACCACCGAACGGGTATTCCGCAAGGTGTGGGAGATGGCCTGCTATTCCGGCTTCCTCGCCGGGCGCGAGGCAGCGCGGCTGATGCTGGCGCGCGGCGCCGGCAAGATCTTCTTCACCGGCGCGACCGCCAGCCTGCGCGGTGGCTCGGGCTTTGCCGCCTTCGCCTCGGCCAAGTTCGGCCTGCGCGCGCTGGCGCAGGCGATGGCCCGCGAACTCGGGCCGAAGAACATCCATGTCGCGCACCTTGTTATCGACTCCGGCGTCGACACTGCCTGGGTGCGCGAACGGCGCAAACAACTGTGGGGCAAGGAGGCACTCGACAATCCCGATTTGTTGATGCCGCCCGCCTCGGTCGCTGCGTCATACTGGCAGCTATACCAGCAGCCCCGCAGCGCCTGGACGTTCGAAATGGAGATTCGTCCATTCGGCGAAAAGTGGTAG
- a CDS encoding DUF2239 family protein — MDQAAAGSFTAFSGHHRLASGRLAEVALAVKIASAGEAPPPIVIFDDSTGRSIDLDLRGSHREIVARLTPPAEPPEVDAVAQPRGRGRPKLGVVAREVTLLPRHWEWLGAQPGGASVALRKLVEEARRVNADRDRARAARDAAYHFMSVMAGNLAGFEEATRALFAADRTKFDTLIAAWPDDIRNHIIKLAFGDRSEPTSL, encoded by the coding sequence ATGGATCAGGCAGCCGCAGGCTCGTTCACCGCATTCTCCGGCCACCACCGCCTAGCCTCCGGGCGGCTTGCCGAGGTGGCGCTCGCGGTCAAGATCGCCTCGGCGGGCGAGGCGCCGCCGCCGATTGTGATCTTCGACGACTCCACCGGCCGCTCCATCGATCTCGATCTGCGCGGCAGCCACCGCGAGATTGTGGCGCGGCTGACGCCGCCGGCCGAGCCTCCCGAGGTGGATGCGGTGGCGCAGCCGCGCGGACGCGGTCGGCCGAAACTCGGCGTCGTCGCCCGCGAGGTGACGCTGCTGCCGCGGCACTGGGAGTGGCTCGGCGCCCAACCCGGCGGCGCTTCGGTGGCACTGCGCAAGCTGGTCGAAGAGGCCCGGCGCGTCAACGCCGACAGGGATCGTGCGCGCGCCGCGCGCGATGCCGCCTACCACTTCATGTCGGTGATGGCCGGCAACCTGGCGGGCTTCGAAGAGGCGACGCGCGCTTTGTTCGCCGCCGACCGAACGAAATTCGATACGTTGATCGCCGCATGGCCAGACGATATTCGCAACCACATCATCAAGCTTGCTTTCGGCGATCGGTCAGAACCGACGTCGCTATAG
- a CDS encoding DUF5996 family protein, translating to MSGGWPALPYAAWRDSCETLQLWTQIVGKIRLSRTPWLNHSWHVALYVTARGLTTSPIPDGDRSFELAFDLVDHVLLITTSDGPQRQLPLRAQSVAAFYAELIALLAELDISVSIDDLPNEVANPIRFGADTVHASYDPDAVARFGQVLRQADRVFKQFRTGFIGKASPVHFFWGSFDLAVTRFSGRGAPPHPGGVPHLADAVAREAYSHEVSSAGFWPGGGAIDYPAFYSYAYPAPAGFADAPVRPDAAFFSKDLGEFILPYDAVRTAADPDAALMQFLQSTYEAAANLAGWDRGALECAIGQTGQPRQL from the coding sequence TTGAGCGGCGGCTGGCCGGCGCTGCCCTATGCGGCATGGCGCGACAGCTGCGAGACGCTGCAGCTGTGGACACAGATCGTCGGCAAGATCAGGCTGTCGCGCACGCCGTGGCTGAACCATTCGTGGCACGTGGCGCTCTATGTCACCGCGCGCGGACTAACGACCTCCCCGATCCCCGACGGCGATCGCAGCTTCGAACTCGCCTTCGATCTGGTCGACCACGTCCTGCTAATCACCACCAGCGACGGGCCACAGCGGCAATTGCCGTTGCGGGCGCAGAGCGTCGCGGCGTTCTACGCCGAACTGATCGCCTTGCTGGCGGAGCTCGACATTTCCGTCAGCATCGACGACCTGCCCAACGAGGTCGCCAATCCGATCCGGTTCGGTGCCGATACGGTCCATGCGTCCTACGATCCCGATGCTGTTGCGCGGTTCGGGCAGGTGCTGCGGCAGGCCGATCGCGTGTTCAAGCAATTCCGTACCGGCTTCATCGGCAAAGCCAGTCCGGTGCATTTCTTCTGGGGTAGTTTTGATCTGGCGGTGACGCGGTTTTCCGGACGCGGCGCACCCCCGCATCCAGGTGGCGTGCCGCATCTCGCCGACGCCGTCGCGCGCGAGGCCTATTCGCACGAGGTCTCCAGCGCCGGCTTCTGGCCCGGCGGCGGCGCCATCGACTATCCCGCCTTCTATTCCTACGCCTATCCGGCGCCGGCCGGCTTTGCCGATGCGCCGGTGCGGCCCGATGCGGCATTCTTCAGCAAGGACCTCGGCGAATTCATTCTGCCTTACGATGCGGTTCGCACCGCCGCCGATCCCGACGCCGCCCTGATGCAATTCCTGCAGAGTACCTACGAAGCCGCCGCCAATCTTGCCGGGTGGGATCGCGGGGCGCTGGAGTGCGCCATCGGCCAGACGGGCCAGCCGCGCCAACTGTAG
- a CDS encoding Trm112 family protein encodes MTATPVERLEGTVDPKLLEILVCPLTKGQLEFDATRQELVSRKAKLAYPIRDGIPIMLPEEARKID; translated from the coding sequence ATGACTGCCACACCCGTTGAACGCCTCGAAGGCACCGTCGATCCGAAATTGCTGGAAATCCTGGTGTGCCCGCTCACCAAGGGGCAGCTGGAATTCGATGCGACCCGGCAGGAACTGGTCTCCCGGAAGGCGAAACTCGCTTATCCGATCCGCGACGGCATCCCGATCATGTTGCCGGAAGAAGCCCGCAAGATCGATTGA